The Streptomyces sp. Je 1-332 genome has a window encoding:
- a CDS encoding TIM barrel protein produces MRKSIATVSLSGPLSEKLTAIATAGFDGVEIFENDLLGAPLSPEDVRLRCADLGLGIDLYQPFRDFEAVPADVLARNLRRAERKFAVMERLGADLLLVCSSVAPESVDDDALAAEQLRLLADRAAAHGIRIAYEALAWGRHVSTYDHAWRIVEQADHPALGTCLDSFHILSRGSDPKGIADIPGEKIFFLQLADAPLMAMDVLQWSRHYRCFPGQGGFDLAPLVAATVRAGYQGPLSLEVFNDVFRQAGAASTAVDALRSLLLLEESAGLSALPVAAAPSGFAFAELTAADTEPLRGVLESLGFAHTARHTWKPVELWEQGDARILLNTGVGVGGSAGDRRQGPALTAVGVETPDPDRSARRAEALLAPVVPRRRGPRDAPLDAVAAPDGTEFFFCRTEQTDHPSWTGDFTGVGPRALLGEGAGEPANAVRRIDHIALTQPWHQFDEASLFHRGVLGLEADDSHDLADPYGLVRSRAVASHDGGVRMVLNIAPAPDAEGSRLQHIALATDDIVGAARRVREHGTGLLPIPANYYDDLDARHELDAQHLATLAELGILYDRDERGEFLHCYTATVGRVFFELVQRTGGYRGYGAQNAAVRLAAQHLHQH; encoded by the coding sequence ATGCGTAAATCGATCGCCACCGTCTCGCTCAGCGGCCCGCTCTCCGAGAAGCTCACCGCCATCGCCACCGCCGGATTCGACGGCGTGGAGATCTTCGAGAACGACCTGCTCGGCGCCCCGCTCAGCCCCGAGGACGTACGGCTGCGCTGTGCCGACCTCGGCCTGGGCATCGACCTCTACCAGCCGTTCCGCGACTTCGAGGCCGTCCCCGCCGACGTCCTCGCCCGCAACCTTCGGCGCGCGGAACGCAAGTTCGCCGTGATGGAGCGCCTCGGCGCGGACCTGCTGCTCGTCTGCTCCAGCGTCGCCCCCGAGTCGGTCGACGACGACGCGCTCGCCGCCGAGCAGCTGCGGCTGCTCGCCGACCGGGCGGCGGCCCACGGCATCCGTATCGCCTACGAGGCGTTGGCCTGGGGCCGGCACGTCAGCACGTACGACCATGCCTGGCGGATCGTCGAACAGGCGGACCATCCGGCACTCGGCACCTGCCTGGACAGCTTCCACATCCTCTCCCGTGGGTCCGACCCCAAGGGCATCGCGGACATCCCCGGCGAGAAGATCTTCTTCCTCCAGCTCGCGGACGCCCCCCTGATGGCGATGGACGTCCTCCAGTGGAGCAGGCACTACCGCTGCTTCCCCGGCCAGGGCGGCTTCGACCTCGCCCCTCTGGTGGCCGCCACCGTGCGGGCCGGATATCAAGGGCCGCTGTCCCTCGAAGTGTTCAACGACGTCTTCCGGCAGGCGGGCGCCGCCTCGACCGCCGTCGACGCGCTCCGCTCCCTGCTCCTCCTGGAGGAATCGGCCGGTCTGTCCGCGCTGCCCGTCGCCGCCGCGCCCTCCGGGTTCGCCTTCGCCGAGCTGACCGCGGCGGACACCGAACCGCTGCGGGGAGTCCTCGAGTCCCTCGGCTTCGCCCACACCGCACGGCACACCTGGAAGCCGGTCGAGCTGTGGGAGCAGGGGGACGCCCGGATTCTGCTGAACACCGGTGTGGGCGTCGGCGGCAGTGCCGGCGACCGTCGTCAAGGCCCCGCGCTGACCGCTGTCGGCGTGGAGACCCCCGACCCGGACCGGTCCGCACGGCGTGCCGAGGCGCTGCTCGCCCCCGTGGTGCCCAGGCGCAGGGGGCCGCGGGACGCGCCCCTGGACGCGGTGGCCGCGCCCGACGGCACGGAGTTCTTCTTCTGCCGCACGGAGCAGACCGACCACCCGAGTTGGACCGGTGACTTCACCGGCGTCGGGCCGCGGGCGCTGCTGGGGGAGGGGGCAGGCGAACCGGCCAACGCAGTCCGCCGCATCGACCACATCGCCCTCACCCAGCCCTGGCACCAGTTCGACGAGGCATCGCTGTTCCACCGGGGCGTGCTGGGCCTGGAAGCCGATGACAGCCACGATCTTGCCGACCCATACGGCCTCGTGCGCAGCCGGGCCGTCGCGTCCCACGACGGCGGCGTGCGCATGGTCCTCAACATCGCGCCGGCGCCGGACGCCGAGGGCAGCCGCCTTCAGCACATCGCGCTCGCGACGGACGACATCGTCGGCGCGGCCCGGCGCGTACGAGAGCACGGCACGGGCCTGCTTCCGATCCCCGCCAACTACTACGACGACCTCGACGCCCGCCACGAGCTGGATGCCCAGCACCTGGCCACCCTCGCGGAGCTCGGCATCCTCTACGACCGCGACGAGAGGGGGGAGTTCCTCCACTGCTACACGGCCACGGTCGGGCGGGTCTTCTTCGAGTTGGTGCAACGCACAGGCGGCTACCGGGGATACGGAGCCCAGAACGCGGCGGTCCGGCTCGCGGCTCAGCATCTTCACCAGCATTAG
- a CDS encoding MFS transporter, which produces MSAHPQADQPPATPPQGRPRKAAFAAWIGSALEYYDFFIYGSAAALVFPKVFFDPDDPATATLISLATFGVAYAARPLGALVLGHFGDRLGRRKIMVWTLILMGLSTFLIGCLPTYAQVGTVAPVLLVLMRVFQGLSAAGEQASANAMTLEHAPEHRRGYYTSFTLNGTQAGQLLATLVFLPVAALPDEQLYSWGWRVPFLLSALVAVAGYVIRRTLDETPVFQQVSADREVAKMPLAELLRDHWADVLRVVAAALIATVSTIFSVWALSFATSDAVGLDKTGMLWVAGSANAVALLAIPLWARLSDRIGRKPVFLVGAIGSAVMIFVYLWAISTGSYPLVFVTGVLLFGVVYSAANGIWPSFYGEMFPARVRLSGMAIGTQIGFAIAGFAVTFAAQIDGPDGDGWVGVATFTAAFCAICAIAVATGRETHTVPTADLGVRDGAAKAPTTRPEAAAL; this is translated from the coding sequence GTGTCCGCTCACCCGCAGGCAGACCAGCCTCCGGCCACCCCGCCCCAGGGCCGGCCACGCAAGGCCGCCTTCGCCGCCTGGATCGGCAGCGCGCTCGAGTACTACGACTTCTTCATCTACGGCAGCGCCGCCGCCCTCGTCTTCCCCAAGGTCTTCTTCGACCCGGACGACCCGGCCACCGCCACCCTCATCTCCCTCGCGACCTTCGGTGTCGCCTACGCCGCCCGCCCCCTCGGCGCTCTCGTCCTCGGCCACTTCGGCGACCGGCTCGGCCGACGGAAGATCATGGTCTGGACGCTGATCCTGATGGGGCTCTCCACCTTCCTCATCGGCTGTCTGCCGACGTACGCCCAGGTCGGCACCGTCGCCCCGGTGCTCCTCGTCCTGATGCGGGTGTTCCAGGGACTGTCCGCGGCCGGCGAGCAGGCCAGCGCCAACGCGATGACGCTGGAGCACGCGCCGGAACACCGGCGCGGCTACTACACGAGCTTCACGCTCAACGGGACCCAGGCCGGTCAGCTCCTCGCGACCCTGGTGTTCCTGCCGGTCGCCGCCCTGCCGGACGAACAGCTCTACAGCTGGGGCTGGCGTGTTCCGTTCCTGCTGAGCGCCCTCGTCGCGGTCGCCGGATACGTCATCCGCCGCACCCTCGACGAGACCCCCGTCTTCCAACAGGTCTCCGCCGACCGGGAGGTGGCCAAGATGCCGCTCGCGGAGCTGCTCAGGGACCATTGGGCCGACGTACTGCGGGTGGTCGCCGCCGCGCTGATCGCGACCGTCAGCACCATCTTCTCCGTCTGGGCGCTGTCGTTCGCCACGAGTGACGCGGTCGGCCTCGACAAGACCGGCATGCTCTGGGTCGCCGGCAGCGCCAACGCGGTCGCCCTGCTCGCCATCCCGCTCTGGGCCAGGCTCTCCGACCGGATCGGCCGCAAGCCCGTCTTCCTCGTCGGGGCGATCGGCAGCGCAGTGATGATCTTCGTCTACCTGTGGGCGATCTCCACCGGCAGCTACCCCCTGGTCTTCGTGACCGGCGTGCTGCTCTTCGGCGTCGTCTACAGCGCGGCCAACGGCATCTGGCCCTCGTTCTACGGTGAGATGTTCCCCGCCAGGGTTCGGCTCTCCGGCATGGCCATCGGCACCCAGATCGGCTTCGCCATCGCCGGTTTCGCGGTGACCTTCGCGGCCCAGATCGACGGCCCCGACGGCGACGGCTGGGTCGGCGTCGCGACCTTCACCGCCGCCTTCTGCGCGATCTGTGCGATCGCCGTGGCCACGGGGCGCGAGACGCACACGGTGCCCACGGCCGATCTCGGTGTGCGCGACGGTGCGGCCAAGGCGCCGACGACGCGGCCCGAGGCCGCCGCTCTCTGA
- a CDS encoding shikimate dehydrogenase, translating into MTSYLTGLIGSGIGPSLSPALHEREADRHGVRLVYRTLDIDVLGVAPDDVGELVHAARRLGFDGLNITHPCKQLVIEHLDELAPDAAELGAVNTVVFRNGRAIGHNTDATGFAQSFARGLADAPTGDVVQLGAGGAGAAVAHALLNLGVDRVTLIDTDPARSGALATALTARFGPGRAASAPTTVTAERLAAADGLVHATPTGMLAHPGLPLPVTLLRPGLWVAEVVYRPLETDLLRAARAIGCRTLDGGGMAVFQAADAFRLFTGLEPHTGPMLADLGDLAASPAA; encoded by the coding sequence ATGACCTCGTACCTCACCGGCCTGATCGGCTCCGGCATCGGCCCCTCCCTGAGCCCCGCCCTGCACGAACGCGAGGCGGACCGGCACGGGGTGCGCCTCGTCTACCGCACCCTCGACATCGACGTCCTCGGCGTCGCGCCCGATGACGTCGGGGAGTTGGTGCACGCCGCCCGGCGTCTCGGCTTCGACGGCCTGAACATCACCCACCCCTGCAAACAGCTGGTCATCGAGCACCTGGACGAGCTCGCCCCCGACGCCGCCGAGCTCGGCGCCGTCAACACCGTTGTCTTCAGAAACGGTCGGGCGATCGGGCACAACACCGATGCCACCGGCTTCGCCCAGTCCTTCGCCCGCGGCCTCGCCGACGCGCCGACCGGTGACGTCGTCCAGCTCGGCGCGGGTGGCGCAGGCGCCGCGGTGGCGCACGCCCTGCTGAACCTCGGCGTCGACCGGGTCACCCTCATCGACACCGACCCGGCCCGCTCCGGCGCCCTCGCCACCGCGCTGACCGCACGCTTCGGCCCCGGCCGTGCGGCGTCCGCGCCCACCACGGTGACGGCCGAGCGCCTCGCCGCCGCGGACGGTCTCGTGCACGCCACGCCGACCGGCATGCTCGCGCACCCGGGCCTGCCGTTGCCGGTCACGCTGCTCAGGCCCGGACTGTGGGTGGCCGAAGTCGTCTACCGGCCGCTGGAGACCGACCTGTTGCGCGCGGCGCGCGCCATCGGGTGCCGCACCCTCGACGGTGGAGGCATGGCCGTCTTCCAGGCGGCCGACGCCTTCCGGCTCTTCACCGGGCTCGAACCGCACACCGGACCGATGCTCGCCGACCTCGGGGATCTGGCCGCCTCCCCGGCGGCCTGA
- a CDS encoding TetR/AcrR family transcriptional regulator, with product MAAAVPPPSPPVKRTRDAARTRGEILDVATEEFARMGYAGARVDEIAARMRTTKRMIYYYFGSKDQLFTAVLERAYKVIRHEEQQLDVGHLDPVSAIRRLAELTFDHHEAHPDFIRLVSIENIHEAKHIGASPSLASLSSPAIDVIASILETGREEGVFTAEVDAVDLHAMISSFCFFRVSNRHTFRTLFGRDLTEASRRAHYRTMLGDMVISYLTSDLPRTGRS from the coding sequence ATGGCCGCCGCTGTCCCCCCGCCGTCCCCGCCCGTCAAGCGAACCCGGGACGCGGCCCGTACGCGGGGGGAGATCCTCGACGTGGCCACCGAGGAGTTCGCCCGCATGGGATACGCGGGAGCCAGGGTGGACGAGATCGCCGCCCGCATGCGGACCACGAAGCGGATGATCTACTACTACTTCGGCAGCAAGGACCAGCTGTTCACCGCGGTCCTGGAGCGGGCGTACAAGGTCATCCGGCACGAGGAGCAGCAGCTCGACGTCGGGCATCTGGACCCGGTGTCCGCGATCAGGCGGCTCGCCGAGCTCACCTTCGACCACCACGAGGCGCACCCGGACTTCATCCGTCTCGTCAGCATCGAGAACATCCACGAGGCGAAGCACATCGGCGCCTCACCGAGTCTCGCCTCCCTCAGCTCTCCGGCGATCGACGTCATCGCCTCCATTCTCGAAACCGGGCGCGAGGAGGGCGTGTTCACCGCCGAGGTGGACGCGGTCGACCTGCACGCGATGATCAGCTCGTTCTGCTTCTTCCGCGTCTCCAACCGGCACACCTTCCGCACCCTCTTCGGCCGCGACCTCACCGAGGCCTCGCGCCGTGCGCATTACCGGACGATGCTGGGGGACATGGTCATCTCCTATCTGACCTCGGATCTCCCTCGCACGGGCCGGAGTTGA
- a CDS encoding oxygenase MpaB family protein, translated as MADPGLFGPSSVTWQMHGDPMMWVAGIRALYLQALHPRAVRGVMQNSDFRKDAWGRLMRTANFVGTISYGTTEVAEHAGARVRKIHTMIKATDPETGERYGVDEPELLLWVHCAEIDSYLHVARRSGFRLTGELADRYVAEQRESARLVGLDPEGVPASTAELAAYFERVRPDLAAGPEARDVDDFLQRPPTHPLLIPARTLLWRRVANLAYASLPPYAHELYGRTAPPPATVTRRLVTTGTILRTVPARLRWQLPPKHILRAMARLGPGARPAPYKLGRRAAILDGPGRAKRGNGGDGGRWRTPG; from the coding sequence ATGGCCGACCCGGGGCTCTTCGGTCCCTCGTCCGTGACCTGGCAGATGCACGGCGACCCGATGATGTGGGTCGCCGGGATCCGCGCCCTGTATCTACAGGCCCTGCACCCCCGCGCGGTCCGCGGCGTCATGCAGAACAGCGACTTCCGCAAGGACGCCTGGGGCCGCCTCATGCGGACCGCCAACTTCGTGGGCACCATCTCGTACGGCACCACCGAGGTCGCCGAGCACGCGGGGGCGCGCGTGCGGAAGATCCACACGATGATAAAAGCCACCGATCCCGAGACGGGGGAGCGGTACGGCGTCGACGAGCCCGAGCTGCTGCTGTGGGTGCACTGCGCCGAGATCGACTCCTATCTGCACGTCGCGCGCCGGTCGGGGTTCCGGCTCACCGGCGAACTCGCCGACCGGTATGTCGCCGAACAGCGGGAGAGCGCCCGGCTCGTCGGCCTCGACCCCGAAGGCGTCCCTGCGTCGACCGCCGAACTCGCCGCGTACTTCGAGCGGGTGCGGCCCGACCTCGCCGCCGGGCCCGAGGCGCGCGACGTCGACGACTTCCTCCAACGCCCGCCGACCCACCCGCTGTTGATCCCGGCGCGCACCCTGCTGTGGCGGCGCGTGGCGAATCTGGCGTACGCCTCGCTGCCGCCTTACGCCCACGAGTTGTACGGCAGGACGGCCCCGCCGCCCGCCACCGTGACCCGGCGGCTCGTCACCACCGGCACCATCCTGCGCACCGTTCCCGCACGTCTACGCTGGCAACTTCCCCCGAAGCACATTCTGCGCGCCATGGCCAGGCTCGGGCCCGGCGCCCGGCCTGCCCCGTACAAACTCGGCAGGCGGGCAGCCATACTGGACGGGCCGGGGAGGGCGAAGCGAGGCAACGGGGGCGACGGCGGGAGATGGCGGACACCAGGCTGA